From a single Collimonas pratensis genomic region:
- a CDS encoding GNAT family N-acetyltransferase, producing MSIHHLPASRAIAAYPDSAELTIKIVENEDERLKAMLVRAIVYMHEQQCPFSEEFDLNDHTSTQIIGLDQDGEPVLTARIRYFNKLAKIERLAIRSEYRGRGYAHRLLQFMLDLCRQKGFSCFYLHAQARLQFFYEGYGFRPVGGDFAFSDHDYVEMVLEEDEKLPQPAQQIGHWPMFLNRPENNLDQAGPLEFGISREHLHGLTEGVRA from the coding sequence ATGAGTATTCATCATCTTCCAGCATCCCGTGCCATAGCAGCCTATCCAGATTCAGCAGAGTTGACGATCAAGATTGTGGAAAATGAGGATGAGCGGCTCAAGGCCATGCTGGTAAGAGCCATCGTCTATATGCATGAGCAGCAGTGCCCATTCAGTGAAGAATTCGACCTGAACGATCATACCTCCACTCAGATCATTGGACTAGACCAGGATGGGGAACCGGTATTGACAGCCCGCATCCGCTATTTCAACAAGCTGGCAAAAATCGAACGTTTGGCCATACGCAGCGAGTATCGTGGCCGCGGCTACGCCCATCGCCTGCTTCAGTTCATGCTGGACCTGTGCCGGCAAAAGGGCTTCTCGTGCTTCTATCTGCATGCACAGGCCCGCCTGCAGTTTTTCTACGAAGGCTACGGTTTTCGTCCCGTGGGCGGCGATTTCGCCTTCTCCGACCACGACTATGTCGAGATGGTTCTGGAAGAAGACGAAAAGCTGCCTCAGCCGGCACAGCAGATCGGCCATTGGCCGATGTTTCTCAACCGGCCCGAGAACAATCTGGATCAAGCCGGTCCTCTGGAGTTTGGTATCTCCCGTGAGCACTTGCATGGCTTGACCGAGGGAGTGCGGGCATGA
- a CDS encoding M20/M25/M40 family metallo-hydrolase: MKRLLAGAALSLVLSTATAAEGIAPHYRELLERLVNINTETHNLAGLEQVRQLLIPQFESLGLVLTRHRLAQDGREVLSFEMPGAQPKVLLVGHLDTVFPVTGAFQKLKDQGNRLAGPGVIDMKGGVVLLLNVLAQLKEHGGLDQVRVALNDDEEIGSPNSKATLRDLAQGLPFGLVFEPGLEDGSVVSSQSGVRWIKLTTTGKAAHAGLEPEKGIDACLDLAIKVKKVAGLAQAGKGLTINPGLMDGGSKPNVVCENASVTFDIRFRSLADWQDVSSAIRQIGAVSDVYNASLQQGTHTEVTQLAEMPLLPVADTAELLERIQTSARSLGQTVGARAVGYGSDGNNLAETGMQLLVGVGPYGGGMHSDQEFMLLRSYQERLSLITLLITQLSHSQKGTS; the protein is encoded by the coding sequence ATGAAACGTTTGCTTGCAGGGGCAGCACTGAGCCTGGTGCTGAGCACTGCCACGGCTGCGGAAGGCATAGCGCCGCACTACCGCGAGTTGCTTGAACGCCTGGTCAACATCAACACTGAAACCCACAACCTTGCGGGGCTGGAGCAGGTCCGCCAATTGCTGATCCCGCAGTTCGAATCGCTTGGACTTGTGTTGACGCGGCACCGCCTGGCGCAAGACGGCCGTGAAGTGCTGAGCTTTGAAATGCCCGGGGCGCAACCTAAGGTGCTGCTGGTGGGGCATCTTGATACGGTATTTCCTGTCACGGGGGCCTTCCAGAAGCTGAAAGACCAAGGCAATCGTCTCGCTGGCCCTGGCGTGATAGACATGAAGGGCGGGGTGGTGCTGTTGCTCAACGTGCTGGCGCAACTCAAGGAACATGGCGGACTGGATCAGGTGCGCGTGGCGCTGAATGACGATGAAGAGATCGGTTCACCCAACTCCAAAGCAACGCTACGCGATCTTGCGCAAGGACTGCCATTCGGATTGGTCTTCGAGCCTGGCCTGGAGGATGGCTCTGTCGTCAGCAGCCAGTCCGGTGTTCGCTGGATCAAGTTGACGACGACTGGCAAAGCCGCACACGCTGGATTGGAACCTGAAAAGGGCATAGATGCCTGCCTGGACCTGGCAATCAAAGTCAAGAAAGTGGCTGGTCTGGCGCAAGCCGGCAAAGGCCTGACGATCAACCCTGGCCTCATGGACGGCGGCAGCAAACCTAACGTGGTGTGCGAGAACGCCAGTGTCACATTCGATATCCGGTTTCGTTCGCTGGCCGACTGGCAGGATGTTTCGTCTGCCATCCGGCAAATCGGCGCGGTCAGCGATGTTTACAACGCATCTTTGCAGCAGGGTACGCATACAGAAGTGACGCAGTTGGCAGAAATGCCTTTGCTGCCAGTTGCCGATACCGCCGAACTGCTTGAGCGTATTCAGACCAGTGCCCGCTCACTCGGACAAACCGTTGGCGCTCGTGCCGTTGGTTACGGTAGCGACGGCAACAACCTGGCCGAAACAGGCATGCAATTACTGGTCGGCGTAGGTCCTTATGGCGGCGGCATGCATTCAGACCAGGAGTTCATGCTGCTGCGTTCTTATCAGGAACGCCTGTCACTTATTACCCTGTTGATCACCCAACTTTCTCACTCTCAAAAAGGCACATCATGA